GTCGAGGCGACACCGCCCGAGAACCGGTTGGAGATGCCGGTGCAGTCCTTCCGCAGCTGGAAGGCCTCCGAAGCCCGCAAGCCTGCAGCGCCGAACGCCTGGCGCACGCCCTGGCTGGCGCGAGCCTTCGTCTTCGGCGGCGCCTGGTTGGTGACTGCCTATGGTGCCTGGGAAATGTACCATGTCGTGTCGGTCAGCCGCACGACCTTCCTGCAGTACGTGTTGCTCGTCCTCTTCACGGTGAATTTCTCCTGGATCGCGCTCGCCTTCACCAGCGCCGTCCTCGGTTTCTCCGCCCTGCTCCTGCGTCTTATGAAGAGCCCCCGCGCCGAGACGCTGACGCAGAAGACCGTCGTGGTCATGCCGATCTACAACGAATCGACGGCACGGACCTTCGCTGCAGTGGCTGCGATCCGCGAATCGATCGAGGCGACAGGGCTCGGCGCCCATTTCGACTATTTCATCGTCTCCGACACCACCAATCCCGACATCTGGGTGGCGGAGGAGCGCGCCTTCCTGGCCTTGCGCCAGCGGCTCGGATCGGATGCCCGCATCTACTACCGGCACCGACCGAAGAACCATCATCGCAAGGCCGGCAACATCGCCGATTTCGTCACGCGCTGGGGCGGGCATTACGAGCATATGGTCGTGCTCGACGCCGACAGCCTGATGACCGGCACCTGCGTCGTGCGTCTCGCCGCCGCGATGGAGGCCGATCCCGACGCCGGCATCATCCAGTCGCTGCCGCTGATCATCAACCGCAACACCTTCTTCGCGCGGCTGCAGCAGTTCGCAGCGCGCGTCTACGGTCCGGTGATCGCGACCGGGCTCGCGATCTGGTCCGGCCGCGACGGCAATTACTGGGGCCACAACGCGATCATCCGGACGAAGGCCTTCGCCGATCACTGTGGCCTGCCCGATCTCAAGGGCAAGCCGCCCTTCGGCGGCCATGTCCTCAGCCACGACTTCGTCGAGGCTGCGCTGATGCGCAGGGCCGGTTGGTCGGTCTACATGCTGCCTGACCTGACGGGTTCCTATGAGGAGAGTCCGCCCTCGCTGATCGACATCGCCACCCGCGACCGGCGCTGGTGCCAGGGCAATCTGCAGCATTCGCGCATCATCGGCGCCAAGGGTCTGGTGACGGCGACCCGCCAGCACTTTGCCACCGGCATGATGGCCTATCTCGCCTCGCCCTTCTGGCTGATGCAGCTGGTGGTCGGCATCCTGATCGTGCTGCAGGTCAATTACGCCCGGCCGGAGTACTTCACCGAGGAGTTCAGGCTCTTCCCGATCTGGCCGCGCTTCGACCCCGAGCGCGCGCTCAACCTGTTCGGGCTGACCATGGCGATCCTGCTGGCGCCAAAACTGTTTGGCCTTCTGCTGACGCTGTTTGACGGCAAGCTCCGGCGCGCCTGCGGCGGCGGCATCCGCCTCACGCTCTCGGCTTTACTCGAGATCCTGTTCTCGGCCTTCTTCGCGCCGATCATGATGGTGATCCAGTCCGGCTCGGTCTTCCAGATCCTGGTCGGGCGCGACACCGGCTGGAACCCGCAGCGGCGCGACGACGGCTCGATCCCGTACAAGGACATCGTCCGCCGGCATCGCACCCATACGCTGCTCGGCCTGGTCGCCGGCCTCTCGGCCTTCATGATCGCGACCTCGCTGTTCGCCTGGATGTCCCCCACCATCGTCGGCCTGCTCCTGGCGATTCCGCTCTCATGGGCGTCCGGCAACCTTGCGCTCGGCCTCTGGCTGAAGCGGCGCGGTCTCCTGATCACGCCGGAGGAAGGCGACCCGCCGGCGATCGCGACGCGGGCCAATGCGCTCCAGGCCGAATTCGCGCAAGCTGGGCACGATGACTCCGACGGGCTTGCCGCCCTCCATGCCGACCCAATGCTGCGTGCGACCCACGAAGCGATGCTACCCCAGGTCCAACCGCGCCGCCGCGGGGAGATCGAGCCCGACCGCGCCGTGGCGCAGGCCAAGCTGATCGACGCCGAGACCGTTGGCGATGCGGTGATCTGGTTGAAATCAAAAGAGCGCATGGTCGTGCTGCACGACCGCGCCCTGCTCGGTCTGCTGGCGAACCTGCCGGATGGACCGGCGCATGCCGGTGCCGAGCCGCCTGGTCGCTAGTGGCTCGCCGCTCATTGGTTTAACGGACGACGGGCCCGACGGCCTCTTGCATTCTCCTCGCCATTCCAACGAGGAGAATGTCATGCAACGTCGCGGGTTTCTTCTGGGTCTGATCGGTCTTTCGGCCGGAGGGCTGACATTTGCTGCCACGCCGACCTCCGTGCAGGCCGGTGCTCTTCCGCTCGATCTTGAGCAGGCATTGGCCGAAACCAGCGCAGACTATTCGCTGCTGGTCGGTCGGTTGACCCACCGCCGCCGAGCCGGCGGCTGGTGGCGCATGCGGGTCGCCAGAGCGCGGGCCTGGGGTCGCAGGGGGCGGCCGGGCCGGCGCTGATCCGGGTTCGCCGGCGACTGCATGGCTTAAGCTGTGCCAGCCGTCTCTGGCGCTCAGCCCTGCTCGAAGGCGATGACGCAGCCGAAGGCGGCATCCGCCGAAACGA
This sequence is a window from Bosea vestrisii. Protein-coding genes within it:
- the mdoH gene encoding glucans biosynthesis glucosyltransferase MdoH, with the translated sequence MTSCPAPVEATPPENRLEMPVQSFRSWKASEARKPAAPNAWRTPWLARAFVFGGAWLVTAYGAWEMYHVVSVSRTTFLQYVLLVLFTVNFSWIALAFTSAVLGFSALLLRLMKSPRAETLTQKTVVVMPIYNESTARTFAAVAAIRESIEATGLGAHFDYFIVSDTTNPDIWVAEERAFLALRQRLGSDARIYYRHRPKNHHRKAGNIADFVTRWGGHYEHMVVLDADSLMTGTCVVRLAAAMEADPDAGIIQSLPLIINRNTFFARLQQFAARVYGPVIATGLAIWSGRDGNYWGHNAIIRTKAFADHCGLPDLKGKPPFGGHVLSHDFVEAALMRRAGWSVYMLPDLTGSYEESPPSLIDIATRDRRWCQGNLQHSRIIGAKGLVTATRQHFATGMMAYLASPFWLMQLVVGILIVLQVNYARPEYFTEEFRLFPIWPRFDPERALNLFGLTMAILLAPKLFGLLLTLFDGKLRRACGGGIRLTLSALLEILFSAFFAPIMMVIQSGSVFQILVGRDTGWNPQRRDDGSIPYKDIVRRHRTHTLLGLVAGLSAFMIATSLFAWMSPTIVGLLLAIPLSWASGNLALGLWLKRRGLLITPEEGDPPAIATRANALQAEFAQAGHDDSDGLAALHADPMLRATHEAMLPQVQPRRRGEIEPDRAVAQAKLIDAETVGDAVIWLKSKERMVVLHDRALLGLLANLPDGPAHAGAEPPGR